A window of the Halichoerus grypus chromosome 2, mHalGry1.hap1.1, whole genome shotgun sequence genome harbors these coding sequences:
- the MRPS7 gene encoding small ribosomal subunit protein uS7m — MAASAVKAARGWSVLALGLRRAVPRLPGLTQVRWSRYGPEYRDPQIDKEYYRKALAELTEEEKYEQELRKTQLIKAAPAAKTSSVFEDPVISKFTNMMMKGGNRVLARSLMTQTLEAVKRKQFEKYHAASAEEQATIERNPYTIFHQALKNCEPVIGLVPILRGGHFYQVPVPLPDRRRRFLAMKWMITECREKKHRRMLMPEKLSHELLEAFHNQGPVIKKKHDMHKTAEANRALAHYRWW; from the exons ATGGCTGCCTCCGCGGTGAAGGCTGCGCGAGGGTGGTCGGTCCTGGCGCTGGGCCTGCGGAGGGCTGTCCCGCGGCTTCCAGG gCTAACCCAGGTGAGGTGGAGCCGCTATGGTCCTGAATACAGGGATCCACAGATTGACAAGGAGTATTACCGCAAGGCCTTGGCCGAGCTGACTGAGGAGGAGAAGTATGAACAGGAACTCAGGAAGACTCAGCTTATCAAAGCTGCCCCAGCAGCGAAAACAAGCTCTGTGTTTGAAGACCCCGTGATCAG TAAATTCACCAACATGATGATGAAAGGAGGAAACAGAGTACTGGCCAGATCCCTCATGACGCAG ACTCTGGAAGCTGTGAAAAGGAAGCAGTTTGAGAAGTACCATGCTGCTTCTGCCGAGGAACAAGCAACCATCGAGCGCAACCCCTACACCATCTTCCACCAAGCACTGAAAAACTGTGAGCCTGTGATAGGGCTGGTGCCCATTCTCAGAGGCGGCCATTTCTACCAG GTCCCTGTGCCACTTCCCGACCGGCGTCGTCGCTTCTTGGCCATGAAGTGGATGATTACTGAGTGCCGGGAGAAGAAGCACCGGCGGATGCTGATGCCGGAGAAGTTATCACATGAGCTGCTGGAGGCTTTTCACAACCAAGGCCCTGTGATCAAGAAGAAGCATGACATGCACAAGACGGCGGAGGCCAACCGTGCCCTGGCTCACTACCGCTGGTGGTAG